Proteins encoded in a region of the Isosphaeraceae bacterium EP7 genome:
- the larC gene encoding nickel pincer cofactor biosynthesis protein LarC: MRIAYFECFSGISGDMTLGALVDAGVDPVAIQKAVGSLGLDCEVTFETVRRCGFRATYARVIAQPERINRHMHHIDALIEKGALSPAQKDLARRIFLKVGHAEAVAHGIDVSRIHFHEVGAVDSIADIVGAAVGLDLLGVDRFEASPVPTGQGSVRAAHGVMPLPAPGTAEILKGIPLAESDVRMELTTPTGAAILATVTERFGPLPAMTIGAIGMGAGTKDLPGQANILRLFVGEIAASTGSDRVWVLETNLDDLPGEVVGHATNMLMAAGALDAFVTPVVMKKNRPGVMITVLCDHRMIAEMEEILFRETTTLGIRRHEVSRHKLNRQAAEVSTEYGPVKGKLGWVDGRPPSFSPEYDDCVRVAQAGNLPLREVYRAAQNAYATANPTAPSQGHSHTHRHTHGGIAHSHEHTHEHPHTSDSTHAHEHEHKTP, encoded by the coding sequence GTGCGCATCGCATACTTCGAGTGCTTCAGCGGCATCTCCGGCGACATGACCCTGGGGGCCCTCGTCGACGCCGGTGTCGACCCGGTGGCCATCCAGAAGGCCGTCGGCAGCCTGGGGCTCGACTGCGAGGTCACCTTCGAGACCGTCCGCCGCTGCGGCTTCCGCGCCACCTACGCCCGGGTCATCGCCCAGCCCGAGCGTATCAATCGCCACATGCACCACATCGACGCCCTTATCGAGAAGGGGGCGCTGTCCCCCGCCCAGAAGGACCTCGCCCGCCGGATCTTCCTCAAGGTCGGCCATGCCGAGGCCGTCGCCCACGGGATCGACGTCTCCAGGATCCACTTCCACGAGGTCGGGGCCGTCGACTCGATCGCCGACATCGTCGGCGCCGCCGTCGGGCTCGACCTGCTCGGCGTCGATCGGTTCGAGGCCAGCCCCGTCCCCACCGGCCAGGGCTCCGTCCGGGCCGCCCATGGCGTGATGCCGCTGCCCGCCCCCGGCACCGCCGAGATCCTCAAGGGGATTCCGCTGGCCGAATCCGACGTCCGGATGGAGTTGACCACCCCCACCGGCGCCGCGATCCTGGCCACCGTCACCGAGCGGTTCGGCCCGCTGCCGGCCATGACCATCGGGGCCATCGGCATGGGTGCGGGGACGAAAGACCTGCCCGGCCAGGCCAATATCCTGCGGCTGTTCGTCGGCGAGATCGCGGCCTCCACCGGGTCCGACCGCGTCTGGGTACTCGAGACCAACCTCGACGACCTGCCCGGCGAGGTGGTCGGCCACGCCACCAACATGCTGATGGCCGCCGGCGCGCTTGATGCCTTCGTGACCCCGGTCGTCATGAAGAAGAACCGGCCCGGCGTGATGATCACGGTGCTCTGCGACCACCGCATGATCGCCGAGATGGAGGAGATCCTATTCCGCGAGACCACCACCCTGGGCATCCGCCGGCATGAAGTGAGCCGCCACAAGTTGAATCGCCAGGCCGCGGAAGTCTCCACCGAGTACGGCCCCGTCAAGGGAAAGCTCGGGTGGGTCGACGGCCGGCCCCCGTCCTTCAGCCCCGAATATGACGACTGCGTCCGGGTCGCCCAAGCCGGGAACCTCCCGCTCCGCGAGGTCTACCGGGCCGCGCAGAACGCCTACGCTACCGCCAATCCGACCGCCCCGAGCCAGGGGCACAGCCACACCCACCGGCACACCCACGGCGGCATCGCCCACAGCCACGAACACACGCATGAGCATCCCCACACCTCCGACAGCACACACGCCCACGAACATGAACACAAAACGCCTTGA
- a CDS encoding glycosyltransferase, with the protein MDPMTPLQRTILWIYAAIVALWPIRHIALFYILRHVPLLKRDSPRYDQPAFPRVTAIIPAKDEQDALAGCLASVAAQDYPDLEILVVDDRSTDGTPAVAAAFAAAEPRARVVTIVDLPPGWTGKTHALHAATKQATGTWLWYVDADTRHEPMSLSVCLEDARRHGASLMSLIPRMRCETFWEKVVQPLAGIVLMQSYPLTSVNSQRKKTAFANGQYILIEKAAYDAVGGHESVKHWFVEDIHLARLVKGHGYPIRTSLSNEISSTRMYTSLPQIVKGWSRILYDALDRSIPTLLWKIVEPLIWSQTAHVALVVALLLVIFGQNSPWGGPFAAWLLALAVAHQVLAFTVLWRMYRFSASTIGAVAWYPLAGLVMDWILFKAIASCLTGRVTWRGTAYGPAVAAQPETSTTR; encoded by the coding sequence ATGGACCCGATGACCCCACTCCAGCGCACCATCCTCTGGATTTACGCGGCGATCGTGGCCCTCTGGCCCATCCGCCACATCGCATTATTTTATATCCTTAGACATGTGCCGTTGCTCAAGCGAGACTCGCCCCGGTACGACCAGCCCGCCTTCCCGCGGGTCACGGCCATCATCCCGGCCAAGGACGAGCAGGACGCGCTGGCGGGATGCCTGGCGTCGGTCGCCGCGCAGGACTACCCCGACCTGGAGATCCTGGTCGTCGACGACCGGAGCACCGACGGCACCCCCGCGGTCGCCGCCGCGTTCGCCGCCGCCGAGCCCCGCGCCCGGGTCGTGACCATCGTCGACCTTCCCCCCGGCTGGACCGGCAAGACCCATGCCCTTCACGCCGCGACCAAGCAGGCCACCGGCACCTGGCTCTGGTACGTCGACGCCGACACCCGCCACGAGCCGATGAGCCTGTCCGTCTGCCTTGAGGACGCCCGCCGCCACGGGGCGTCGCTGATGAGCCTGATCCCACGGATGCGGTGCGAGACCTTCTGGGAAAAGGTGGTCCAACCGCTCGCCGGAATCGTCCTGATGCAGTCCTATCCGCTGACATCAGTGAATAGCCAACGTAAGAAGACCGCATTCGCAAACGGCCAGTACATCCTGATCGAGAAGGCCGCGTATGACGCCGTCGGCGGCCACGAGTCGGTCAAGCACTGGTTCGTCGAGGACATCCACCTGGCCCGCCTGGTCAAGGGGCACGGCTATCCGATCCGGACCTCGCTGTCCAACGAGATCAGCTCGACGAGGATGTACACCAGCCTGCCGCAGATCGTGAAGGGTTGGAGCCGCATCCTCTATGATGCCCTCGACCGGAGCATCCCAACGCTGCTCTGGAAAATCGTCGAGCCGCTCATCTGGAGCCAGACCGCCCACGTCGCCCTGGTCGTCGCCTTGCTTCTCGTCATCTTCGGCCAGAACAGCCCCTGGGGTGGCCCGTTCGCCGCCTGGCTTCTGGCCCTGGCCGTGGCGCATCAGGTGCTCGCCTTCACCGTCCTCTGGCGGATGTACCGGTTCTCGGCATCGACGATCGGGGCTGTCGCCTGGTATCCGCTGGCCGGATTGGTCATGGACTGGATCCTGTTCAAGGCGATCGCCAGTTGCCTGACCGGCCGGGTAACCTGGCGGGGCACCGCCTACGGCCCGGCCGTCGCCGCCCAACCCGAGACCTCGACCACACGCTGA
- a CDS encoding aldehyde dehydrogenase family protein: MDTSKIITDPAADPRGSRPVHNPANGTVIGHVVEADPAEIAHAVARSRAAQGDWDRTPWARRKIALTQFSKLLSADADSWADAIRAEVGKPRGEALGEVLTTLDAIRWTLKNAGKVLADRTIGPGWQRLMLIPNARLRWRPRGVVGVVGTWNYPLFLNAPAIVQALAAGNGVVWKPSENAALCGQKLQNTIEACGLPVGLVSAVQGGAEVGRALASSKVDLGMFTGGLAAGRSALGAWGANGVPTLAELSGFDPAIVMPDATVKSAGGPLTWGAFVGSGQTCVSIKRIYVIGDSGPWAIDLARRAEALRVGDPGSGDVDLGPLISESGRRKFDETIARAVQKGGTLITSVNPSNQTGCFVRPAVILATTDAPERELEGVFGPVVVIRGVADEDEAVAAANSSGFALGASVWGRDKARLRAVADRLEAGMVALNDAVTTSAHSAAPFGGVKSSGHGRIKGEFGLREFSTSQVVHALSPGGFRPQIFPYSARLDRLMHLYRRLLHPAANRPKH; the protein is encoded by the coding sequence ATGGACACATCCAAAATCATCACCGATCCAGCCGCCGATCCGAGAGGGTCCAGGCCCGTCCACAACCCGGCCAACGGCACTGTCATCGGCCACGTCGTCGAGGCCGATCCCGCCGAGATCGCCCACGCCGTCGCCCGCAGTCGGGCCGCCCAGGGGGACTGGGACCGGACCCCGTGGGCCCGGCGCAAAATCGCCCTGACTCAATTCAGCAAACTCCTCTCCGCCGATGCCGACAGTTGGGCCGACGCCATCCGGGCCGAGGTCGGCAAGCCCCGCGGCGAGGCCCTCGGCGAGGTTCTAACCACGCTCGACGCCATCCGCTGGACCCTCAAGAACGCCGGGAAAGTCCTCGCCGATCGGACCATCGGGCCCGGATGGCAGCGGCTCATGCTGATTCCAAACGCGCGTCTGAGGTGGCGGCCCAGGGGGGTCGTCGGGGTCGTTGGCACCTGGAATTATCCGCTCTTCCTCAACGCGCCCGCCATCGTCCAGGCCCTCGCCGCGGGCAACGGGGTGGTCTGGAAACCCTCCGAGAATGCGGCCCTCTGCGGCCAGAAACTCCAGAACACCATCGAGGCCTGCGGCCTGCCCGTCGGCCTGGTCTCGGCGGTCCAGGGGGGCGCCGAGGTCGGCCGGGCCCTGGCCAGTTCCAAGGTCGACCTGGGGATGTTCACCGGCGGCCTGGCCGCGGGCCGGTCGGCGCTCGGGGCGTGGGGGGCCAACGGGGTTCCGACACTTGCCGAACTCTCCGGTTTCGACCCCGCCATCGTGATGCCCGATGCCACGGTCAAATCGGCCGGCGGCCCCCTGACATGGGGGGCATTTGTCGGCAGCGGCCAGACATGTGTTTCCATCAAACGCATTTATGTCATCGGAGATTCGGGGCCCTGGGCGATCGACCTCGCCCGCCGCGCCGAGGCCCTGAGGGTCGGAGATCCGGGCTCCGGCGACGTCGATCTTGGTCCGCTCATCTCCGAATCCGGCCGCCGCAAATTCGACGAGACCATCGCCCGTGCCGTCCAGAAAGGAGGCACCCTGATCACCTCCGTAAATCCTTCCAATCAAACGGGTTGCTTCGTCCGTCCGGCGGTGATTCTGGCCACCACCGACGCGCCCGAACGGGAGCTAGAAGGTGTCTTCGGCCCGGTCGTCGTGATCCGCGGCGTGGCCGACGAGGACGAGGCGGTGGCCGCGGCCAACTCGTCCGGGTTCGCCCTGGGGGCCAGCGTCTGGGGCCGGGACAAAGCCCGCCTCAGGGCCGTGGCCGACCGACTCGAGGCGGGGATGGTGGCCTTGAATGATGCGGTGACGACCTCGGCGCACTCGGCGGCCCCCTTCGGCGGGGTCAAGTCGAGCGGCCACGGTCGGATCAAGGGGGAGTTCGGCCTGCGTGAATTCAGCACCAGCCAGGTCGTCCACGCCCTCTCGCCGGGCGGATTCAGGCCCCAGATCTTTCCTTACAGCGCTCGCCTCGACCGTCTGATGCACCTCTATCGGCGCCTGTTGCACCCCGCCGCCAATCGCCCCAAACACTGA
- a CDS encoding chemotaxis protein CheW codes for MSLTRDATLSWVVLRLSERECALPVSDVVEVLRMVALTPVPESPPWVVGLLNLRGRGVVVTDLKGRLGLAVQEPDLSSVIVVVRSGGREVGLIADEVIDVLDVPVDRIERPDALIAGSHLITSVAHLGDRTILAIDLPKLLGDDH; via the coding sequence ATGTCATTAACCCGCGACGCGACGCTGTCCTGGGTGGTGCTCCGGCTCTCCGAGCGTGAGTGCGCCTTGCCCGTTTCGGACGTCGTCGAGGTGTTGCGGATGGTGGCCCTGACTCCGGTCCCTGAGTCTCCTCCCTGGGTGGTGGGGCTCTTGAACCTGCGGGGGCGGGGCGTGGTGGTGACCGACCTGAAGGGGCGATTGGGCCTGGCCGTCCAGGAGCCCGACCTCAGCTCGGTGATCGTGGTGGTCCGTTCGGGGGGGCGTGAGGTGGGGCTGATCGCCGACGAGGTGATCGACGTCCTGGACGTGCCGGTCGACCGGATCGAGCGGCCCGACGCCCTGATCGCGGGCTCTCACCTGATCACGTCGGTGGCCCATCTCGGGGACCGGACGATCTTGGCCATTGATTTGCCTAAGCTTCTTGGCGACGACCACTGA
- a CDS encoding CheR family methyltransferase — MPQPDVANSLSPADFERFRDLVRASSGFELPEIRRADLARMLDVAAAEARVLGRDALYRFLADPARGAQALRKVVAGLTVGESYFFRDKAQIEAIEAKILPDLIERRSAQRRLRIWSAGCSTGEEPYTLAILLDRMSTRLAGWDVEILATDINPDAIEAARRGVYSAWSFRQTPDAVRDQYFRPAGNRFEILDRLRSRVKFADLNLGSDGPWDARTRGVDLILCRNVLIYLSRPVTERLAVRFSGSLHEGGWLIVGASEWSQAVFHQFVAENLPGTVVYRKPDEGESSAGMPLDARSLTRAHTSPPSPPAFESVSFLVAAPPAEPRMETAPAAGAHSAAEVRAILLAEPLAEGPARLERAWGAGADESFAEWAAAALIDRMNWPLALTWAERAVARGPVSAKAHFLHGLILRETGDPAGAAEDFRRCLFLDPSHVLGHVALATILAGSGQVKRARAARASVLRLLEGRPRDEPLDDADGLTVGRILDLLTAGGP, encoded by the coding sequence ATGCCCCAGCCCGATGTGGCCAACAGCCTCAGCCCGGCGGACTTCGAGCGGTTCCGGGACCTGGTCCGGGCCTCCAGCGGCTTCGAGCTGCCGGAGATCCGCCGGGCCGACCTGGCCAGGATGCTCGACGTCGCCGCGGCCGAGGCCCGCGTCCTGGGCCGCGACGCCCTCTATCGGTTCCTGGCCGACCCCGCCAGGGGCGCCCAGGCCCTCCGTAAGGTGGTCGCGGGCCTGACCGTCGGCGAGAGCTACTTCTTCCGCGACAAGGCCCAGATCGAGGCCATCGAGGCGAAGATCCTGCCCGACCTGATCGAGCGGCGGTCGGCCCAGAGGCGGCTGAGGATCTGGAGCGCCGGGTGCTCGACCGGCGAGGAGCCGTACACCCTGGCGATCCTGCTCGACCGGATGTCGACGAGGCTGGCCGGCTGGGACGTCGAGATTCTGGCCACCGACATCAACCCCGATGCGATCGAGGCGGCCCGCCGCGGAGTCTACTCGGCCTGGTCGTTCCGGCAGACGCCCGACGCGGTCCGCGACCAGTACTTCAGGCCGGCGGGCAACCGGTTCGAGATCCTCGATCGGCTCAGGTCGCGGGTGAAGTTCGCCGACCTGAATCTCGGCTCCGACGGGCCATGGGACGCCAGGACCCGGGGGGTCGACCTGATCCTCTGCCGGAACGTCCTGATCTACCTGTCCAGGCCGGTCACCGAGCGGCTTGCGGTGCGATTCTCGGGCTCCCTGCATGAGGGGGGCTGGCTCATCGTGGGGGCCTCCGAGTGGTCCCAGGCGGTCTTCCACCAGTTCGTCGCCGAGAACCTCCCCGGCACGGTGGTCTACCGCAAGCCCGACGAGGGCGAGTCGTCCGCGGGGATGCCGCTCGACGCCCGGTCGCTGACCCGGGCGCACACATCGCCGCCGAGCCCGCCCGCCTTCGAGTCGGTCTCGTTCCTGGTGGCCGCGCCCCCCGCCGAGCCCAGGATGGAGACCGCCCCGGCCGCCGGCGCGCATTCGGCGGCCGAGGTCCGGGCGATTCTCCTGGCCGAGCCGCTGGCCGAGGGGCCCGCGCGGCTCGAGCGGGCCTGGGGGGCGGGGGCCGACGAGTCGTTCGCCGAGTGGGCGGCCGCCGCGCTCATCGACCGGATGAACTGGCCGCTCGCCCTGACGTGGGCCGAACGGGCGGTGGCCCGCGGCCCGGTCTCGGCCAAGGCCCACTTCCTGCACGGCCTGATCCTGCGCGAGACGGGCGACCCGGCCGGCGCGGCGGAAGACTTCCGCCGCTGCCTGTTCCTCGACCCCTCGCATGTGCTCGGCCACGTGGCCCTGGCGACGATCCTGGCCGGCTCGGGGCAGGTCAAGCGGGCCAGGGCGGCCCGGGCCAGCGTCCTCCGGCTGCTCGAAGGGCGGCCGCGTGACGAGCCGCTCGACGATGCCGACGGGCTGACCGTGGGCCGAATTCTCGACCTCCTGACCGCCGGAGGCCCCTGA
- a CDS encoding chemotaxis protein CheW: MIDPTKAAKALSKAFDPKDPKAVRKILEARARQLARDVHDEPTGESTDLIVLAVGPEQYGVPLSFVQEIQPLRGVAAVPGTPAFWAGVVNLRGRLFPVLDLAAYLGLPVPQADARPAGQIVLVEASGLTVALWADEVAEARQVLVESIGPPLGDVGVANREVIRGVTPDLLTVLDLVALLADPRLEVRDL, translated from the coding sequence ATGATCGACCCGACGAAGGCCGCCAAGGCCCTGTCCAAGGCGTTCGACCCCAAGGACCCCAAGGCGGTCCGCAAGATCCTGGAGGCCCGGGCCCGCCAGCTTGCCCGCGACGTCCACGACGAGCCGACCGGCGAGTCGACCGACCTGATCGTCCTGGCCGTCGGGCCCGAGCAGTATGGGGTGCCCCTGTCCTTCGTCCAGGAGATCCAGCCCCTTCGCGGCGTGGCCGCCGTGCCCGGCACCCCCGCGTTCTGGGCGGGCGTGGTGAACCTCCGTGGCCGGCTCTTCCCGGTGCTCGACCTGGCGGCCTACCTGGGCCTGCCCGTGCCTCAGGCCGACGCCAGGCCCGCCGGCCAGATCGTGCTGGTGGAGGCCTCGGGCCTGACCGTGGCGCTCTGGGCCGACGAGGTGGCCGAGGCCCGCCAGGTGCTCGTCGAGTCGATCGGCCCCCCGCTGGGCGACGTCGGCGTGGCCAACCGAGAAGTCATCCGGGGCGTTACCCCCGACCTGCTCACCGTGCTCGACCTAGTAGCCCTGCTGGCCGATCCGAGGCTGGAAGTTCGCGACCTCTAG
- a CDS encoding HAMP domain-containing methyl-accepting chemotaxis protein encodes MRNLSLRMKLALSFAAILALSALTAAIGLTNARSNQDAVRQLYSANVLGLMRINKLLAIANDLRSSTFLHVVAIDPTRMKMLDEKIAGLDVVVRKTIDEIHAERSITEAERDLAADMRSDWDAYAQARDSGPLKLSRESPAGELSTNAVRAIETDTAPRFLKFNENLTKLTALNDANAKAQVSEIEAGFTRNTMIIVSFVVGSILIGVAIATIISRRVSRDVSLIAGAARGLAEGDLKRRVDLKGGDELSTLAHDFNLMAERLENSSVKEKQTLASLEEGVQGLGSASSEILATVTQFTGSANQQAAAISQATATVDELRAIAEQTTRKANDVAQMANASVAVGVDGAQSVDAILTGMQSIRDKVEAIAQDILSLSEQTQQIGEITAAVNDIADQSKLLALNATIEAAKAGDQGKGFAVVAAEVRNLAEQSKQSTAKVRAILGDIQKATHAAVLATEQGSKGVEAGMALAERAGGVIRKLSDSIRSASQAVQQIVASAAQQSTGMDQIAQAMREINQSTQQFVAGARQSQSAAESLNVLADQLKELADQD; translated from the coding sequence ATGAGAAATCTCTCGCTCCGCATGAAGCTCGCGTTGAGCTTCGCCGCGATCCTGGCCCTCAGCGCCCTGACCGCGGCGATCGGCCTGACCAACGCGCGCTCCAACCAGGATGCTGTCCGCCAGCTTTACTCGGCCAACGTGCTGGGCCTGATGCGCATCAACAAGCTGCTGGCCATCGCCAACGACCTCCGGTCGTCCACCTTCCTTCACGTCGTCGCCATCGACCCGACGCGGATGAAGATGCTGGATGAGAAGATCGCCGGCCTGGACGTGGTCGTCCGCAAGACGATCGACGAGATTCACGCCGAGCGAAGCATCACCGAGGCCGAACGCGACCTGGCCGCGGACATGAGGTCCGACTGGGACGCCTACGCCCAGGCACGCGACTCCGGGCCCCTGAAGCTCTCCAGGGAGAGCCCCGCCGGGGAGCTGAGCACGAATGCGGTCCGGGCCATCGAGACCGACACCGCGCCCCGGTTCCTCAAGTTCAATGAGAACCTGACGAAGCTGACCGCGCTGAACGATGCCAACGCCAAGGCCCAGGTGAGCGAGATCGAGGCTGGCTTCACCCGCAACACGATGATCATCGTGTCGTTCGTCGTCGGGTCGATCCTCATCGGCGTCGCAATCGCCACGATCATCTCGCGTCGGGTCTCCCGAGACGTCTCGCTCATCGCGGGCGCCGCCCGCGGGCTGGCCGAGGGCGACCTGAAGCGGCGTGTCGACCTGAAAGGCGGCGACGAGCTGTCCACGCTGGCGCATGACTTCAATCTGATGGCCGAGCGGCTGGAGAATTCGTCGGTCAAGGAGAAGCAGACGCTCGCATCCCTGGAGGAAGGGGTCCAGGGCCTCGGGTCGGCCAGCAGCGAGATCCTGGCCACCGTCACCCAGTTCACCGGCAGCGCCAACCAGCAGGCCGCCGCGATCAGCCAGGCCACCGCCACGGTCGACGAGCTTCGGGCCATCGCCGAGCAGACCACCCGCAAGGCCAACGACGTGGCCCAGATGGCCAACGCCTCGGTGGCCGTCGGAGTCGACGGCGCCCAGTCGGTCGACGCTATCCTGACGGGCATGCAGTCGATTCGCGACAAGGTCGAGGCCATCGCGCAAGATATCCTGTCGCTGTCGGAGCAGACCCAGCAGATCGGCGAGATCACTGCGGCCGTCAACGACATCGCCGACCAGTCGAAGCTGCTGGCCCTCAACGCGACGATCGAGGCGGCCAAGGCGGGCGACCAGGGGAAGGGATTCGCCGTGGTGGCCGCCGAGGTGCGCAACCTCGCCGAGCAGTCCAAGCAGTCGACCGCCAAGGTCAGGGCGATCCTGGGCGACATCCAGAAGGCCACCCACGCGGCGGTGCTGGCCACCGAGCAGGGGAGCAAGGGGGTCGAGGCCGGAATGGCCCTGGCCGAGCGGGCCGGCGGCGTCATCCGCAAGCTCTCCGACAGCATCCGATCGGCCAGCCAGGCGGTCCAGCAGATCGTCGCCAGCGCCGCCCAGCAGAGCACCGGCATGGACCAGATCGCCCAAGCGATGCGCGAGATCAACCAGTCCACCCAGCAGTTCGTCGCCGGGGCGCGGCAGTCGCAGTCGGCCGCCGAGAGCCTCAACGTCCTGGCCGATCAGCTCAAGGAGCTGGCCGACCAGGACTGA